One stretch of Corallococcus soli DNA includes these proteins:
- a CDS encoding DUF2277 domain-containing protein, with translation MCRNIKPLFNFAPPATDDDIRAAALQFVRKIAGTRKPSKQNTDAFDVAVEEIYQSSKRMLDGLVATTPPRDRAKFEALKKLRFKRADAR, from the coding sequence ATGTGCCGGAACATCAAGCCCCTGTTCAACTTCGCGCCCCCCGCCACCGACGATGACATCCGCGCGGCGGCGCTCCAGTTCGTCCGGAAGATCGCCGGCACGCGCAAGCCGTCCAAGCAGAACACAGACGCCTTCGACGTCGCCGTCGAGGAGATCTACCAGAGCTCGAAGCGCATGCTCGACGGGCTGGTGGCCACCACACCGCCCAGGGACCGGGCGAAGTTCGAGGCCCTCAAGAAGCTGCGCTTCAAGAGGGCCGACGCCCGCTGA
- a CDS encoding trypsin-like serine peptidase: MRIPRTSGCRTLLGTLLCTLSLAACGPAPEAEPTANAPMGEEKQPVVYGTDNRTDVYAHANATLRARAQQSTVALMNPSDFNTTNPNNVTFNASTLRSAFNLCTSERFLDDPTPAFCSGTLIDDDLVLTAGHCITSAAACSSTRFVFNFYRTAAGALQTVTTADIFSCQSIVTRQQSTVGGRNLDFAVVRLDRPAAPRFTPAPIRAGGTALAAGTNVTVIGSGSGIPFKIDSGGSVRDARSGTLDYFVATTDTFGGNSGSGVYENNGYTVAGILVRGETDYKSSGSCSVVNTCTETGCRGEDITYVRPAIDEYCAVATSTRLCAGYPPPPTPVTFTFTASNTNSANQNTVNRNVTLAAGQTLKFGTCTVPGSSGTGDTYLRLYNGATQVASNDDACGTLSYVSFRATTAATYQIRAGCYSGGTCSGTVSYTVQ, encoded by the coding sequence ATGCGAATCCCCCGGACTTCCGGCTGTAGGACGCTGCTCGGAACGCTGCTGTGTACCCTCTCCCTCGCCGCCTGCGGCCCGGCCCCGGAGGCCGAGCCCACGGCCAACGCTCCCATGGGTGAGGAGAAGCAGCCCGTCGTCTATGGAACCGACAACCGCACGGACGTGTACGCGCACGCGAACGCCACGCTGCGCGCCCGCGCTCAGCAGTCCACCGTCGCGCTGATGAACCCGTCTGACTTCAACACGACCAACCCCAACAACGTCACCTTCAACGCGTCCACGCTGCGCTCCGCGTTCAACCTCTGCACCTCCGAGCGCTTCCTGGACGACCCGACCCCGGCCTTCTGCTCCGGCACGCTCATCGACGACGACCTGGTGCTCACGGCGGGCCACTGCATCACCAGCGCGGCCGCCTGCAGCAGCACGCGCTTCGTCTTCAACTTCTACCGCACCGCCGCCGGCGCCCTGCAGACGGTGACGACCGCGGACATCTTCTCCTGCCAGTCGATCGTCACGCGCCAGCAGTCCACGGTGGGCGGGCGCAACCTGGACTTCGCCGTCGTCCGGTTGGATCGGCCGGCCGCCCCGCGCTTCACGCCCGCCCCCATTCGCGCGGGCGGCACCGCGCTGGCCGCGGGCACCAACGTGACGGTCATCGGTTCGGGCAGCGGCATTCCCTTCAAGATCGACTCGGGCGGCTCGGTGCGTGACGCGCGCTCCGGCACGCTGGACTACTTCGTGGCCACCACGGACACGTTCGGCGGCAACTCGGGCTCGGGCGTGTACGAGAACAACGGCTACACGGTGGCCGGCATCCTGGTGCGCGGCGAGACCGACTACAAGTCCAGCGGGAGCTGCAGCGTCGTCAACACCTGCACGGAGACGGGCTGCCGCGGCGAGGACATCACCTACGTGCGGCCGGCCATCGACGAGTACTGCGCGGTGGCGACCAGCACGCGCCTGTGCGCGGGCTACCCGCCGCCCCCGACGCCGGTGACGTTCACCTTCACCGCCTCCAACACCAACAGCGCCAACCAGAACACCGTCAACCGCAACGTCACCCTAGCCGCCGGGCAGACCCTCAAGTTCGGCACCTGCACGGTGCCAGGCTCCTCCGGCACGGGTGACACGTACCTGCGCCTGTACAACGGCGCCACCCAGGTGGCCTCGAACGACGACGCCTGCGGCACGCTGTCCTACGTGAGCTTCAGGGCCACGACGGCGGCCACCTACCAGATCCGCGCCGGCTGCTACTCCGGCGGGACCTGTAGCGGAACGGTGTCGTACACCGTCCAGTAG
- a CDS encoding Carotenogenesis protein CarS: protein MKQDPSLILTEDVDGAPVRIGAAVMIVRTAPDDPITERFLDRVGVVVALVFDDPPRQYPADPLIQVRVHGVGEDLFFAREVAAVPQGHFIAFGSSSSA, encoded by the coding sequence ATGAAGCAAGACCCTTCGCTCATTCTGACGGAAGACGTGGACGGCGCGCCGGTGCGCATTGGCGCGGCGGTGATGATCGTCCGCACCGCGCCGGACGATCCCATCACGGAGCGGTTCCTGGACCGCGTGGGCGTCGTCGTGGCGCTGGTGTTCGACGATCCCCCCCGGCAGTACCCGGCGGATCCGCTCATCCAGGTGCGCGTGCACGGCGTGGGCGAGGACCTGTTCTTCGCCCGTGAGGTCGCCGCCGTGCCCCAGGGTCACTTCATCGCGTTCGGGTCGTCCAGCTCCGCGTAG
- a CDS encoding DUF3592 domain-containing protein, which translates to MRWVGVGLLGAFAVGLFIASFVLTRNASDFQAHAVSVSGVISGHEEDRCSGKDRNKRRYQYTCFKYRVRYETEGGSRESVVDQTRSDRPDRLGEQVELRLDPRTQTVFFAGAGPWTGPIVTALFGLLCLGGAFLFFKLTDPERR; encoded by the coding sequence ATGCGTTGGGTTGGCGTCGGCCTCCTGGGGGCCTTCGCCGTGGGCCTGTTCATCGCGTCCTTCGTGCTCACCCGGAACGCCTCCGACTTCCAGGCCCATGCCGTGAGCGTGTCGGGCGTCATCAGCGGCCACGAAGAGGACCGGTGCAGCGGCAAGGACCGCAACAAGCGGCGCTACCAGTACACCTGCTTCAAGTACCGCGTGCGCTACGAGACGGAAGGCGGCTCGCGGGAGTCCGTGGTCGACCAGACGCGCTCGGACCGGCCGGACCGGCTGGGTGAGCAGGTGGAGCTGCGCCTGGATCCGCGCACGCAGACGGTGTTCTTCGCCGGAGCGGGCCCCTGGACGGGCCCCATCGTCACGGCGCTGTTCGGCCTGCTCTGCCTGGGCGGCGCCTTCCTGTTCTTCAAGCTCACCGACCCCGAGCGCCGCTGA
- a CDS encoding RNA polymerase sigma factor encodes MGSVTDEALMDLFCQGDHSAFEALFGRHAGRVHGFLARMVRDGPLAEDLMQTTFLSVIRARGRYEPGTRFTPWLLTIAANAARDALRHQQHVDAHAHAPPEGLTSVPAPESDPVLRRRIEDALQQLPLEQREAVVLSKLEGWSFEEIAEMRGIRAGAARLRAHRGYEKLRELLGGLEEV; translated from the coding sequence ATGGGGAGCGTCACGGACGAAGCACTCATGGACCTGTTCTGTCAGGGAGACCACTCGGCTTTCGAGGCGCTCTTCGGCCGACACGCCGGACGTGTGCACGGGTTCCTGGCGCGCATGGTGAGGGATGGACCGTTGGCGGAGGACCTCATGCAGACGACATTCCTGTCGGTCATCCGCGCTCGGGGTCGCTACGAGCCGGGCACGCGCTTCACCCCCTGGCTGCTCACCATCGCGGCGAACGCGGCCCGCGATGCCCTGCGGCACCAGCAGCACGTGGATGCTCATGCGCACGCGCCGCCCGAAGGCCTGACGTCGGTGCCCGCGCCCGAAAGCGACCCGGTGCTGCGCCGGCGCATCGAGGACGCGCTCCAGCAGCTGCCCCTGGAGCAGCGCGAGGCGGTGGTGCTGAGCAAGCTGGAGGGTTGGTCCTTCGAGGAGATCGCGGAGATGCGCGGCATCCGCGCGGGCGCGGCGCGGCTGCGGGCGCACCGGGGTTACGAGAAGCTGCGCGAGCTGCTCGGCGGGCTGGAGGAGGTCTGA
- a CDS encoding DUF2378 family protein: MSPAEVVIQNTLFESLLRCVRMDASLRERLAAAGYDADKPRASYPASVFLRCQNLVLAYAYGGRSPQEALRQMGRDLVRGYFETLVGKVVNMALRVAGPERAMKRVALSFRSVMEPVEIQSVELAPKDWRVTFQGYPFPAEAAAGCCEEALRQSGAAMPTVALESDTGTGRFELRIRW; encoded by the coding sequence ATGTCCCCGGCCGAGGTCGTCATCCAGAACACGTTGTTCGAGTCGCTCCTGCGCTGCGTCCGGATGGACGCGTCGCTGCGGGAGCGCCTGGCCGCGGCCGGGTACGACGCGGACAAGCCCCGCGCCTCCTATCCGGCCTCGGTGTTCCTGCGGTGCCAGAACCTGGTGCTCGCGTATGCCTACGGGGGCCGCTCCCCCCAGGAGGCCCTGCGGCAGATGGGGCGCGACCTGGTGCGGGGCTACTTCGAGACGCTGGTGGGCAAGGTGGTGAACATGGCCCTGCGGGTGGCCGGCCCGGAGCGCGCGATGAAGCGGGTGGCGCTGAGCTTCCGCTCGGTGATGGAGCCGGTGGAGATCCAGTCCGTGGAGTTGGCGCCCAAGGACTGGCGGGTGACGTTCCAGGGCTACCCCTTCCCGGCGGAAGCGGCGGCGGGCTGCTGTGAAGAGGCCCTGCGTCAGTCCGGGGCCGCGATGCCCACGGTGGCGCTGGAAAGTGACACCGGCACGGGCCGCTTCGAACTGCGCATCCGTTGGTAG
- a CDS encoding FKBP-type peptidyl-prolyl cis-trans isomerase, with product MKIGKDSVVAIDYKLHLGDGVVVDESEAGDPLVYLHGYEEIVPGLEKALEGKAAGESLKATVSAADGYGDYDPEGVEEVPRTEFPEDLEIKAGGILSATDPDGDEVDFLVKEVKKDTVLVDFNHPFAGKELHFEVTIKEVRAATPEELEHGHAHGPGDDHDH from the coding sequence ATGAAAATCGGCAAGGACAGCGTTGTCGCCATTGATTACAAACTGCACCTCGGTGACGGGGTCGTGGTGGATGAGAGCGAGGCGGGAGATCCGCTCGTCTACCTGCACGGCTACGAGGAGATCGTCCCCGGCCTGGAGAAGGCCCTGGAGGGCAAGGCCGCCGGTGAGTCGCTGAAGGCGACCGTCTCCGCGGCGGACGGCTACGGGGACTACGATCCGGAAGGCGTGGAGGAAGTTCCTCGCACCGAGTTCCCCGAGGACCTGGAGATCAAGGCCGGCGGCATCCTGAGCGCCACGGATCCGGACGGGGACGAGGTCGACTTCCTGGTGAAGGAAGTGAAGAAGGACACCGTGCTGGTGGACTTCAATCACCCCTTCGCCGGCAAGGAGCTGCACTTCGAGGTCACCATCAAGGAAGTGCGCGCGGCGACGCCCGAGGAGCTCGAGCACGGCCACGCGCACGGCCCCGGCGACGACCACGATCACTGA
- a CDS encoding DUF1109 domain-containing protein: MSAPSDPLSSPPPRLDPRALERALAASRAELSLGQPVRRWRSQAVRLFAASAGMALLMTGVLLALGQASGPALLGRAPMLALLLSTSAVCSWGALAPRRRPLRWVGVGMAAVSAALLVLTRATPLGPSNLPPWVCTAGHVGMALVPLVVGLVVLRQAAFDPLRAVVAGLAAGTVGAFVGELACEQGAGHVAAYHLGAWALLALTTWAVSKRLKPRTYAP, encoded by the coding sequence ATGTCCGCCCCTTCCGATCCCCTGTCTTCGCCCCCGCCCCGGTTGGATCCCCGGGCGCTGGAGCGCGCGCTCGCGGCGTCGCGCGCGGAGCTGTCCCTGGGGCAGCCGGTGCGTCGCTGGCGTTCGCAGGCGGTGCGGTTGTTCGCCGCGTCCGCGGGCATGGCGCTCTTGATGACGGGGGTGCTCCTGGCGCTGGGACAGGCCTCGGGTCCAGCGCTGCTGGGCCGCGCCCCCATGCTGGCGCTGCTGCTGTCCACGAGCGCGGTGTGTTCCTGGGGCGCGCTGGCGCCACGTCGGCGTCCGCTGCGGTGGGTGGGCGTGGGGATGGCGGCGGTGAGCGCGGCGCTGCTGGTGCTCACCCGGGCGACGCCCCTGGGCCCGTCCAACCTTCCCCCCTGGGTCTGCACCGCGGGCCATGTGGGGATGGCGCTGGTGCCTCTGGTCGTGGGGTTGGTGGTGCTGCGCCAGGCGGCCTTTGATCCGCTGCGCGCGGTGGTGGCGGGACTGGCGGCGGGCACGGTGGGCGCGTTCGTGGGCGAGCTGGCCTGCGAACAGGGTGCCGGACACGTGGCCGCATATCACCTGGGCGCCTGGGCGCTCCTGGCCCTGACGACCTGGGCCGTGTCGAAACGACTCAAACCCCGGACCTACGCTCCATGA
- a CDS encoding DEAD/DEAH box helicase, whose protein sequence is MSATFKSLGLSPETLGAVKRARFGTPTPIQAQAIPPALSGRDVIGCAATGTGKTAAYLLPMIERFAGERGTLGLILAPTRELVQQVAEQARFFGEPRRVLPITIIGGEDMNAQVAELKERPTLIVATPGRLVDLLGIKAVNLSHIRTLVLDEADRMLDMGFLPQINQILQALPRKHQTLLFSATLGADVARFGQRALNKPVRVEVTPSGTPAARAEQHLYMVKPEEKWPLLLTLLAEDQASALVFVRTQARADKMKELLAAAGHKSAALHAGRTQAQRKQALEGFRRGQYRCLVATDLAARGLDVDDIGHVISLDIPHGPEDYVHRIGRTARAEASGRASLFALDVERRTLRDIESIIRQELPLADVPRKNPIFRKEMEAFLAKQRDPGPPQAGHGRSTRAPDATPGRHARSHGKARPKGPDRQ, encoded by the coding sequence ATGAGTGCAACCTTCAAGTCCCTGGGCCTGTCCCCCGAAACGCTGGGTGCGGTGAAGCGCGCCCGCTTCGGTACCCCCACGCCCATCCAGGCGCAGGCCATCCCGCCCGCGCTGTCCGGCCGTGACGTCATCGGCTGCGCGGCCACCGGTACCGGCAAGACCGCCGCCTACCTGCTCCCCATGATTGAACGCTTCGCGGGGGAGCGCGGCACGCTGGGCCTCATCCTGGCCCCCACGCGGGAGCTGGTGCAGCAGGTGGCCGAACAGGCCCGCTTCTTCGGCGAGCCCCGGCGCGTGCTGCCCATCACCATCATCGGCGGCGAGGACATGAACGCCCAGGTGGCGGAGCTGAAGGAGCGCCCCACCCTCATCGTGGCGACGCCGGGCCGGCTGGTGGACCTGCTGGGCATCAAGGCCGTGAACCTGTCGCACATCCGCACGCTGGTGCTGGATGAGGCGGACCGGATGCTGGACATGGGCTTCCTGCCGCAGATCAACCAGATCCTCCAGGCGCTGCCGCGCAAGCACCAGACCCTGCTGTTCTCCGCGACGCTGGGCGCGGACGTGGCCCGCTTCGGCCAGCGCGCGCTCAACAAGCCCGTGCGCGTGGAGGTGACGCCCAGCGGGACGCCCGCGGCGCGCGCGGAGCAGCACCTGTACATGGTGAAGCCCGAGGAGAAGTGGCCGCTGCTGCTCACGCTGCTCGCGGAGGATCAGGCGAGCGCGCTCGTGTTCGTGCGCACCCAGGCCCGCGCGGACAAGATGAAGGAGCTGCTGGCGGCCGCGGGCCACAAGTCCGCCGCGCTGCACGCGGGCCGCACGCAGGCCCAGCGCAAGCAGGCGCTGGAGGGCTTCCGCCGGGGCCAGTACCGCTGCCTCGTGGCCACCGACCTCGCCGCGCGCGGCCTGGACGTGGACGACATCGGCCACGTCATCAGCCTGGACATCCCGCATGGGCCGGAGGACTACGTGCACCGCATCGGCCGCACCGCTCGCGCGGAGGCCAGCGGGCGGGCGTCACTGTTCGCGCTGGACGTGGAGCGCCGCACGCTGCGCGACATTGAAAGCATCATCCGCCAGGAGCTGCCGCTCGCGGACGTGCCTCGCAAGAACCCCATCTTCCGCAAGGAGATGGAGGCGTTCCTCGCGAAGCAGCGCGACCCGGGGCCGCCCCAGGCGGGCCATGGCCGCTCCACCCGGGCACCTGATGCGACGCCCGGGCGCCATGCCCGCTCCCACGGCAAGGCCCGACCGAAGGGCCCCGACCGTCAGTGA
- a CDS encoding CotH kinase family protein: MRATRWLKRGLLGVACLGLVACGGGDAQPLPDPRPDENPSGAATDGGTLPQADAGTQPGSDAGLPDAGAGAQDAGTGGPDAGPISQVCGPTAGDTRWVLEGEALTAQVRCATAHTSPALRFGVKNLPPGATFDEATATLRWTPALDQGAVWMLTLEERTTGETGTLKVGVADNHAAPGRVEIQKPEAYTEEYGLPVVHLFFNKDIGLTAGEYRPAEVVYRGHRYTMEAKYRGATSSVFPKRSMTFKFAEDDLFSEPVFGDGFKDRKRVVLITNFNDNSYLRSRLAFDLWSRLSPGAVRIRTFSVVVYANNAYRGLYTAADHVDKRLMGWNGIDKDADLFKAVDANANFSRVRRDGQPKAHLHEGLEKDEGTPEEGQAHAFDTVDAFVAWVADSSPEAFRQEFGTKVRARDYEDWWIFNTLILGNDSQAKNSYHAYDPVAGGPWRFIPWDLDASFGQNYDTTRTSATTRSTYASDNLLFKRMLAEPALATPLRERYGQALKNEVSEAAVQALIDQYVAEMGPNAQRNEARWGTEYREFGKMGTIGHGNFPLWHMRQDFTTHAQEVEYLRQWVHTRWTAFQTQLP, translated from the coding sequence GTGCGAGCAACGCGATGGCTGAAGCGCGGTCTTCTGGGTGTGGCCTGCCTGGGGCTGGTGGCGTGTGGCGGCGGTGACGCGCAACCGCTTCCGGACCCCCGACCCGACGAGAACCCCTCCGGGGCCGCCACCGACGGGGGCACCTTGCCCCAGGCCGACGCGGGCACGCAGCCGGGCTCGGACGCGGGCCTGCCGGATGCCGGGGCTGGCGCGCAGGATGCGGGCACGGGGGGGCCGGACGCCGGGCCCATCTCCCAGGTGTGCGGGCCCACGGCGGGCGACACGCGCTGGGTGTTGGAGGGGGAGGCCCTCACCGCACAGGTGCGGTGCGCGACGGCCCACACGTCGCCCGCGCTGCGCTTCGGGGTGAAGAACCTGCCGCCGGGCGCGACCTTCGACGAGGCCACCGCGACGCTGCGCTGGACGCCCGCGCTGGACCAGGGCGCGGTGTGGATGCTCACGCTGGAGGAGCGCACCACCGGCGAGACGGGCACGCTGAAGGTGGGCGTGGCCGACAACCACGCGGCGCCGGGCAGGGTCGAGATCCAAAAACCAGAGGCCTACACGGAGGAGTACGGCCTGCCGGTGGTGCACCTGTTCTTCAACAAGGACATCGGCCTCACCGCCGGCGAGTACCGGCCCGCGGAGGTCGTCTACCGGGGACACCGCTACACGATGGAGGCGAAGTACCGCGGGGCCACCTCCAGCGTATTCCCCAAGCGCAGCATGACGTTCAAGTTCGCGGAGGACGACCTGTTCTCGGAGCCCGTCTTCGGTGACGGCTTCAAGGATCGCAAGCGGGTGGTGTTGATCACCAACTTCAATGACAACTCCTACCTGCGCTCGCGGCTCGCGTTCGACCTGTGGAGCAGGTTGTCTCCGGGGGCCGTGCGCATCCGCACCTTCAGCGTGGTGGTGTACGCGAACAATGCCTACCGGGGCCTCTACACGGCCGCGGACCATGTGGACAAGCGCCTGATGGGGTGGAACGGCATCGACAAGGACGCCGACCTCTTCAAGGCGGTGGACGCCAACGCCAACTTCTCCCGCGTCCGCCGCGACGGCCAGCCCAAGGCGCACCTGCACGAGGGGCTGGAGAAGGACGAGGGCACCCCCGAGGAGGGACAGGCCCACGCGTTCGACACGGTGGACGCCTTCGTCGCCTGGGTCGCGGACTCCAGTCCGGAGGCCTTCCGCCAGGAGTTCGGCACGAAGGTCCGCGCGCGCGACTACGAGGACTGGTGGATCTTCAATACGCTCATCCTGGGCAATGACTCACAGGCGAAGAACTCCTACCACGCCTATGATCCGGTGGCGGGCGGCCCGTGGCGCTTCATCCCCTGGGACCTGGACGCGAGCTTCGGGCAGAACTACGACACCACGCGCACCAGCGCCACGACGCGCAGCACCTACGCGTCCGACAACCTCCTCTTCAAGCGGATGCTCGCGGAGCCCGCGCTCGCCACGCCCCTGCGGGAGCGCTACGGCCAGGCGCTGAAGAACGAGGTGAGCGAGGCCGCGGTGCAGGCGCTCATCGACCAGTACGTGGCGGAGATGGGCCCCAACGCCCAGCGCAACGAGGCGCGCTGGGGCACCGAGTACCGGGAGTTCGGGAAGATGGGCACCATCGGCCACGGCAACTTCCCCCTGTGGCACATGCGCCAGGACTTCACGACGCACGCCCAGGAGGTGGAGTACCTGCGCCAGTGGGTCCACACGCGCTGGACGGCGTTCCAGACGCAGCTGCCCTGA
- a CDS encoding glutathione S-transferase family protein: MSDAKFQLFYWPGLPGRGEFVRLVLEEAGADWVDVGLLPESQGGGAKAVMDLLGKGPVPAYAPPVLKVGELVIAQAPNICSYLGERFGLVPPDEAARLHARQLQLTVADVVSEAHDTHHPIAVMKTYEEQKEPAKARAEVFRTQRIPKYLGYFERALEANTRGGGRYLLGGDFSYPELALFQLVEGLLYAFPNAMRNVAPRVPGVMALRQRIAERPRIAAYKASKRSQPFNEQGIFRHYAELDDPNAMK; this comes from the coding sequence ATGAGCGACGCGAAGTTCCAGCTGTTCTATTGGCCGGGCCTCCCGGGCCGGGGCGAGTTCGTGCGACTGGTGCTGGAGGAGGCGGGCGCGGACTGGGTGGACGTGGGCCTGCTGCCGGAGTCACAGGGCGGCGGCGCCAAGGCCGTCATGGACCTGCTGGGCAAGGGGCCCGTGCCCGCGTACGCGCCGCCGGTGCTCAAGGTGGGCGAGCTCGTCATCGCCCAGGCGCCCAACATCTGCTCCTACCTGGGCGAGCGCTTCGGCCTGGTGCCCCCCGACGAGGCCGCCCGGCTGCATGCGCGCCAGCTCCAGCTCACCGTCGCGGACGTGGTGTCGGAGGCGCACGACACGCACCATCCCATCGCGGTGATGAAGACCTATGAGGAGCAGAAGGAGCCCGCGAAGGCTCGCGCCGAGGTCTTCCGCACCCAGCGCATCCCGAAATACCTGGGCTATTTCGAACGCGCGCTGGAGGCGAACACGCGGGGCGGCGGCAGGTATCTGCTCGGCGGGGACTTCAGCTACCCGGAGCTGGCGCTGTTCCAACTGGTGGAGGGCCTGCTCTACGCGTTCCCGAACGCGATGCGGAACGTTGCCCCGCGGGTGCCTGGGGTGATGGCCCTGCGCCAGCGCATCGCGGAGCGCCCCCGCATCGCCGCGTACAAGGCCTCCAAGCGCTCCCAGCCCTTCAACGAGCAGGGCATCTTCCGCCACTACGCGGAGCTGGACGACCCGAACGCGATGAAGTGA
- a CDS encoding dienelactone hydrolase family protein has translation MTALCRLMLCLGLVVFSAQGAFAAQGEILARPYGTVPGMSLGYWEYLPLGYDDAPTEAFPLVVFLHGTGEAGNGSATALEKVMNLNAPPRLIRNGRDFPFILIAPQRFNAFISVAEIDALIESAKVKYRVDASRIYLTGISAGAFQTWAYAAVHYNKLAAIVPIAGNGTSLNLCPAAAAGLPVWAFHGTADGQVSPWGSINPVNQMNNTCSPAANPAAQLTQYPGVGHDSWGRTFDGSAGHDVYAWMLGHSL, from the coding sequence ATGACCGCATTGTGTCGGCTGATGTTGTGCTTGGGTTTGGTCGTCTTTTCCGCGCAGGGTGCCTTCGCGGCGCAGGGAGAAATCCTGGCCCGCCCGTATGGGACGGTGCCCGGGATGAGCCTGGGCTATTGGGAGTATCTGCCCCTGGGCTACGACGACGCGCCCACCGAGGCGTTCCCGCTGGTGGTCTTCCTGCACGGGACGGGCGAAGCGGGCAATGGCAGTGCGACGGCCCTGGAGAAGGTGATGAACCTCAACGCGCCGCCCAGGCTCATCCGCAACGGTCGTGATTTCCCATTCATCTTGATCGCGCCCCAGCGCTTCAATGCGTTCATCTCGGTGGCGGAAATCGACGCCCTCATCGAGTCCGCGAAGGTGAAGTACCGGGTGGACGCCAGCCGCATCTACCTGACGGGCATCTCCGCGGGCGCCTTCCAGACGTGGGCCTACGCGGCGGTGCACTACAACAAGCTGGCCGCCATCGTTCCCATCGCGGGCAATGGCACCAGCCTGAACCTCTGCCCGGCGGCGGCCGCGGGGCTGCCCGTGTGGGCCTTCCACGGCACGGCGGATGGCCAGGTCTCCCCGTGGGGATCCATCAATCCGGTGAACCAGATGAACAACACCTGTTCGCCCGCCGCGAACCCCGCGGCCCAGCTCACGCAGTACCCGGGCGTCGGCCACGATTCCTGGGGCCGGACGTTCGACGGTTCGGCGGGGCATGACGTCTACGCGTGGATGCTGGGCCATTCGCTCTGA
- a CDS encoding class I SAM-dependent methyltransferase, translating into MVDLAAAVTAVTERMLVDAGIREGMRVLDVGCGRGLVSQLIARLVGERGQVVGVDIDSRALAMARETVHDPRITFVEGDFRTLSSEHGLFDAAVGRRVLMYQPDAAEALRGLARVLRPGGLMVFQEHDSTVAPTSLTPLPLHAQVREWMWRTVEREGGNVHMGFGLASALTRAGLTVEHLRAEAIVQTPEMHHYVGPIARAMLPRILERGVATEEELGIDTLDARLIEERTKADATYIGEMIFCASARMPG; encoded by the coding sequence ATGGTGGATCTGGCGGCAGCGGTGACAGCGGTGACGGAGCGGATGTTGGTCGACGCGGGCATTCGCGAGGGAATGCGCGTGCTCGATGTCGGCTGCGGGAGGGGCCTGGTTTCCCAGCTCATCGCGCGCCTCGTGGGCGAGCGCGGGCAGGTGGTGGGCGTGGACATCGATTCACGGGCGCTCGCGATGGCGCGGGAGACGGTCCATGACCCCCGCATCACCTTCGTGGAGGGCGACTTCCGCACGCTCTCGTCCGAGCACGGTTTGTTCGACGCCGCCGTCGGAAGACGGGTGCTGATGTATCAGCCGGATGCCGCCGAGGCCTTGCGCGGGCTTGCCCGCGTGCTGCGTCCCGGGGGCTTGATGGTCTTCCAGGAGCATGACTCGACGGTGGCGCCGACGAGCCTCACGCCCCTCCCGCTCCACGCGCAGGTGCGAGAGTGGATGTGGCGCACCGTCGAGCGCGAGGGTGGCAACGTGCACATGGGCTTCGGGCTCGCCTCCGCGCTCACGCGGGCGGGCCTCACGGTGGAGCACCTGCGGGCCGAGGCCATCGTGCAGACCCCGGAGATGCACCACTACGTGGGCCCCATCGCGCGCGCGATGCTCCCCCGCATCCTGGAGCGGGGCGTGGCCACGGAGGAGGAACTGGGCATCGACACGCTTGATGCGCGCCTCATCGAGGAGCGCACGAAGGCGGATGCCACGTACATCGGAGAGATGATCTTCTGCGCTTCGGCCCGGATGCCCGGGTAG
- the sugE gene encoding quaternary ammonium compound efflux SMR transporter SugE yields the protein MSSWILLIVAGLLEVGWAIGLKYTQGFTRPIPSILTVAGIIASMGLLSYAAKTLPIGTAYAVWVGIGAFGAAVMGMVLFNEPATASRLFFLGLLLVAIVGLKVTSGGH from the coding sequence ATGTCGTCGTGGATCCTCCTCATCGTCGCCGGGCTGCTGGAAGTGGGCTGGGCCATTGGCCTGAAGTACACGCAGGGCTTCACCCGCCCGATCCCCAGCATCCTCACCGTGGCGGGCATCATCGCCAGCATGGGCCTGCTGTCCTATGCGGCGAAGACACTGCCCATTGGCACGGCCTACGCGGTCTGGGTGGGCATTGGTGCCTTCGGCGCGGCCGTCATGGGCATGGTGCTCTTCAACGAGCCAGCCACCGCGTCCCGCCTGTTCTTCCTGGGGTTGCTGCTGGTGGCCATCGTGGGCCTGAAGGTCACCAGCGGCGGGCACTGA